From a single Silene latifolia isolate original U9 population chromosome 6, ASM4854445v1, whole genome shotgun sequence genomic region:
- the LOC141587420 gene encoding aminodeoxychorismate synthase, chloroplastic: MSCFSSLLCMSSSLEATTPFPDGSFPNTKPPPLPKAFVRPLRHEDDIRNHAAHNPPILLSSNHLVSQGFRDMPITDNNWTPDTNHNKLKYVRTLLIDNYDSYTYNIYQELSVINNVPPVVVRNDEWTWEEACYYIYQQRAFDNIVISPGPGSPMLHSDIGLCLQLLHNCTDIPILGVCLGHQALGYAHGAQIVHAVEPIHGRLSEIEHDGSRIFLNIPSGTNSGFKVVRYHSLVIDEDTLPEELIPIAWTSSHDTLSFLETSCPTPDSYSSMGTHQIGAKSLPAYQGNGSSLVSLLNSSLHSKRVIMGIRHVSRPHYGLQFHPESVATSYGRQIFKNFREITVDYWQGITAASSIRNFKARMQVPHSVQPFSRSFASVKETANGHCSISNLLDGSQPSIETQHLKLRWKKLDSLAKKIGGAKNIFCQLFGNRKAEETFWLDSSSVEKGRARFSFMGSKGGSLSKQLTFKLSNKRNGGHLSISDAQGNSRSVYLEHGFLDFLNKELLAISCSSEDYDGLPFDFCGGYVGYIGYNLKVECGAAFNTHESCFPDACLLFVDNFLAIDHLNGDIYIMSIHDETKTQSSWLDDIQQKLLNLKAPASEVCQDRGLWPLVSSPFEAGFVTEKSRDQYLEDVEKCLRYIKDGESYELCFTTQMRKNIAELDPLSLYLKLREQNPAPYSAWLNFPNENLSICSSSPERFLRLDRDGVLEAKPIKGTISRSSTPEKDEQLKLQLRYSEKDQAENLMIVDLLRNDLGQVCDPGSVHVPNLMDVETYATVHTMVSTIRGTKREDVSPIDCVRAAFPGGSMTGAPKLRSMEILDSLESCSRGIYSGSIGYFSINRTFDLNIVIRTVVVHEGEASIGAGGAIIALSKPEDEFEEMILKTRAPSTAIATCLMESQSRKPANQGTALREI, encoded by the exons ATGAGCTGCTTTAGTAGTTTGTTGTGTATGTCTTCCTCTTTGGAGGCAACCACTCCTTTCCCCGACGGTTCCTTTCCCAATACAAAACCACCTCCTTTACCCAAGGCTTTTGTAAGGCCTCTTAGACACGAGGATGACATTCGTAATCATGCTGCTCACAACCCACCCATCCTCCTCTCATCAAACCATTTGGTGTCTCAAGGATTCCGCGACATGCCCATAACTGATAACAACTGGACCCCCGATACAAATCATAATAAACTCAAATATGTGAGGACTTTGTTGATTGATAATTATGATAGCTACACTTACAACATCTACCAGGAGTTGTCCGTCATCAACAACG TGCCTCCAGTTGTTGTGCGCAATGACGAATGGACGTGGGAAGAAGCGTGTTACTATATATACCAGCAGAGAGCATTCGATAACATTGTCATTTCTCCTGGACCAGGTTCCCCAATGCTTCATTCTGACATAG GATTGTGTCTCCAGCTGCTGCATAACTGCACCGACATACCAATTTTAGGTGTTTGCCTTGGCCATCAG GCTCTTGGCTACGCACACGGTGCTCAAATAGTGCATGCTGTAGAACCAATACATGGACGCTTGAG TGAAATTGAGCATGATGGAAGTAGGATATTTCTCAATATTCCTTCAGGAACAAATTCTGGTTTCAAG GTTGTTCGTTATCATTCACTTGTGATAGATGAGGACACACTGCCGGAAGAGCTTATTCCCATAGCGTGGACCTCATCACATGATACACTCTCTTTTCTCGAGACTTCTTGCCCGACCCCTGATTCCTATTCAAGTATGGGAACTCACCAAATCGGCGCGAAGTCTCTGCCAGCTTATCAGGGAAATGGAAGTTCGTTGGTCTCTCTTCTGAATAGTTCTTTGCATAGTAAAAGAGTTATTATGGGGATTAGACATGTCAGCAGACCTCATTATGGTTTACAG TTTCATCCAGAGAGTGTTGCAACTAGTTATGGAAGGCAGATTTTTAAGAATTTTCGGGAAATAACTGTAGATTATTGGCAGGGAATTACAGCAGCATCTTCTATCAGAAATTTTAAAG CACGCATGCAGGTACCTCACTCAGTTCAGCCCTTCTCTAGGTCATTTGCAAGTGTCAAAGAGACTGCTAACGGGCACTGTAGTATCAGCAATCTGCTAGATGGTTCTCAGCCAAGCATAGAAACTCAGCATCTGAAATTAAGGTGGAAGAAGCTCGATTCTCTTGCTAAAAAAATTGGTGGGGCAAAGAATATATTTTGCCAATTGTTTGGAAATCGCAAAGCCGAAGAAACCTTTTGGCTAGACAGTTCATCTGTAGAGAAG GGAAGGGCTCGCTTTTCATTTATGGGGTCGAAAGGTGGATCTCTATCGAAACAACTTACTTTCAAGCTATCAAATAAAAG AAATGGAGGTCATCTATCCATTTCAGATGCTCAAGGCAATTCGAGAAGCGTGTATCTGGAACATGGCTTTCTTGATTTCTTAAACAAG GAACTCCTGGCAATCTCTTGCTCCAGTGAAGATTACGATGGATTGCCATTTGACTTTTGTGGTGGATATGTTGGGTACATCGG GTATAATCTGAAAGTTGAATGTGGTGCGGCATTTAATACCCACGAATCTTGTTTTCCAGATGCCTGCCTCTTATTCGTGGATAATTTTCTGGCCATTGATCATCTAAATGGGGATATTTACATTATGTCAATACATGATGAAACTAAAACTCAGTCCTCTTGGTTAGACGATATACAGCAGAAGCTTCTCAATCTGAAAGCTCCTGCTTCTGAAGTTTGCCAGGACCGTGGGTTGTGGCCTCTTGTATCGTCCCCTTTTGAGGCTGGTTTTGTCACTGAGAAGTCTAGAGATCAATACTTAGAAGATGTTGAAAAGTGTCTCAGATATATTAAAGATGGAGAGAGCTACGAGTTATGTTTTACAACTCAAATGAGAAAGAATATTGCAGAGCTGGATCCTCTAAGTCTGTACCTTAAACTTCGTGAACAGAATCCTGCACCATATTCTGCTTGGCTGAACTTTCCAAATGAGAATCTATCTATCTGCAGTTCTTCTCCCGAAAGGTTCCTGCGATTGGACAGAGATGGAGTTCTGGAAGCAAAACCTATCAAAGGTACCATATCTCGGAGTTCAACACCAGAAAAAGATGAACAGCTAAAGTTGCAGCTTCGTTACAG TGAGAAGGATCAAGCTGAAAACTTGATGATAGTTGATCTGCTCAGAAATGACCTTGGTCAAGTTTGTGATCCGGGTTCTGTTCATGTGCCCAATCTAATGGATGTCGAGACATACGCTACCGTCCACACCATGGTGAGCACAATAAGAGGCACAAAACGTGAAGATGTAAGCCCCATTGATTGTGTAAGAGCTGCATTTCCTGGGGGATCCATGACAGGTGCTCCAAAGTTGAGATCCATGGAGATTCTTGATTCTCTTGAAAGCTGTTCCCGGGGTATTTACTCGGGTTCCATTGGATATTTCTCTATCAACAGGACATTTGACTTGAACATTGTGATAAGAACTGTTGTTGTACACGAGGGTGAAGCATCAATTGGTGCCGGTGGTGCAATCATTGCATTATCAAAGCCTGAAGATGAGTTTGAAGAAATGATCCTTAAAACACGTGCTCCATCAACGGCCATAGCAACATGTCTAATGGAGTCTCAATCCCGCAAACCAGCCAACCAAGGAACTGCTTTGAGAGAAATTTGA
- the LOC141587421 gene encoding protein KINESIN LIGHT CHAIN-RELATED 1: MPGIVSAKTPPPTVTLPDQIRPASSSSRLNSPAQPPKRTPSPSRAKPSPDRTSASKKKASPDPVTINIDESALDNPDLGPFLLKVARDTIASGDGPNKALDYAIRASKSFERCAVEGEPSLDLVMSFHVVAAIYCSLGRFEEAVPVLDRAVTVPDISRGPDHALAAFSGYMQLGDTHSMLGQLERSIDSYKEGLKIQIQALGDSDPRVAETCRYLAEAHVQAMQFDEAEKLCKQTLEIHRVHSAPASLEEAADRRLMALILEAKGDYESALEHLVLASMAMIANGQENEVASIDVGIGNVYQSLCRFDEAVFSYQKALTVFKASKGENHPSVASVFIRLADLYYKTGKLRESKSYCENALRIYNKPVPGTAQEEIAGGLSEIAAIYESVNEPEESLRLLQKAMKLLEDKPGQQNTVAGLEARMGVMYYILEKYGEALSSFENAVTKLRSSGERKSAFFGVLLNQMGLACVQLFKIDQAAELFEEARAVLEQECGPCHQDTLGVYSNLAATYDAMGRIEDSIEILEYVVKLREEKLGTANPEFDDEKKRLAELLKEAGKSRNKKAKSLENLIDPNSKRTKKETTKRWGFRI, encoded by the exons ATGCCAGGTATAGTCTCAGCCAAAACACCCCCACCAACAGTGACACTCCCCGATCAGATCCGACCCGCATCCTCTTCTTCCCGACTAAACTCCCCAGCCCAACCACCTAAACGAACCCCATCCCCATCCCGAGCCAAACCCTCCCCGGATCGGACCTCCGCTTCCAAGAAGAAAGCCTCCCCCGATCCCGTCACCATCAACATCGACGAGTCCGCTCTCGACAACCCGGATCTAGGCCCATTTCTCTTGAAGGTAGCCAGGGACACCATCGCCTCGGGAGATGGGCCCAACAAGGCACTTGATTACGCCATCAGGGCCTCCAAGTCATTCGAGAGGTGTGCCGTCGAGGGTGAACCCAGTTTGGATCTTGTCATGAGCTTCCACGTCGTCGCCGCCATTTACTGCAGTTTGGGTCGCTTTGAGGAGGCTGTCCCAGTGCTAGACCGTGCTGTCACTGTCCCAGATATCTCCCGTGGACCAGACCATGCCCTCGCCGCATTTTCCGGGTATATGCAGCTCGGTGATACCCACTCTATGCTTGGTCAGCTAGAGCGCTCTATTGATTCTTATAAAGAGGGTTTGAAGATCCAGATTCAGGCTCTTGGGGACTCTGATCCTAGAGTTGCTGAAACCTGCAG GTACCTAGCAGAGGCCCATGTCCAGGCAATGCAATTCGATGAAGCTGAAAAGTTGTGTAAGCAAACTCTAGAAATTCATCGTGTACATAGTGCCCCTGCATCTCTTGAGGAGGCTGCTGACCGCCGCCTGATGGCTCTTATATTGGAGGCCAAGGGTGACTATGAGTCAGCACTGGAACACCTTGTTCTTGCCAGCATGGCGATGATTGCTAATGGACAAGAAAACGAGGTTGCTTCTATTGATGTCGGCATTGGCAATGTATATCAGTCCCTTTGTCGTTTCGATGAAGCTGTCTTCTCCTATCAGAAGGCACTAACTGTCTTCAAAGCATCCAAGGGCGAAAACCACCCTTCTGTTGCATCTGTATTTATTCGTCTTGCTGACCTGTACTACAAGACGGGAAAGCTTAGAGAGTCCAAATCTTATTGTGAGAATGCCCTAAGAATATACAACAAGCCGGTACCTGGAACTGCACAGGAAGAAATTGCTGGTGGACTGAGTGAAATTGCAGCTATATATGAGTCTGTTAATGAGCCTGAGGAGTCTTTAAGGCTCTTGCAGAAGGCAATGAAGCTATTGGAGGACAAGCCGGGTCAGCAAAATACGGTTGCAGGATTAGAAGCACGAATGGGTGTGATGTACTATATATTAGAAAAATACGGTGAAGCTTTGAGCTCTTTCGAAAATGCAGTTACAAAACTCAGGTCCAGTGGGGAAAGGAAGTCGGCTTTCTTTGGTGTGTTGTTGAATCAGATGGGTTTGGCATGTGTGCAGTTGTTCAAGATTGACCAGGCCGCTGAATTGTTTGAAGAAGCGAGGGCAGTCTTGGAACAAGAATGCGGTCCCTGTCACCAAGACACTCTTGGGGTATATAGCAATCTTGCAGCGACTTACGATGCTATGGGCAG AATAGAAGATTCCATCGAGATCCTGGAGTATGTCGTAAAATTGAGGGAAGAGAAGTTAGGTACTGCAAATCCGGAGTTTGACGACGAGAAGAAGAGGCTTGCAGAGCTGTTGAAAGAAGCAGGGAAGAGCAGAAATAAAAAGGCAAAATCTCTTGAAAACCTAATTGACCCGAATTCAAAGAGGACAAAGAAAGAGACGACTAAAAGATGGGGGTTTAGAATTTGA